The following is a genomic window from Proteus sp. ZN5.
CCCTCAAGCGGGGCGAGCGCAAGCGCAGCAAGCTGGACGTGACGTATGACTACGGCGACGGCAAGCGGATCGAGTTCAAGGGGCCGGAGCCGCTGGGTGCTGATGATCTGCGCATCCTGCAAGGGCTGGTGGCAATGGCTGGGCCTAATGGCCTAGTGCTTAGCCCAGAACCCAAGACCGAAGGCGGGCAGCAGCTCCGGTTGTTCTTGGAACCCAAGTGGGAGGCCGTTACCGCTGATGCCATGGTGGTTAAGGGCAGCTATCGGGCGCTGGCCCGTGAAATCGGGTATGCAGAGGATGGCGGCAGCCAGTTCAAGGCAATCCGGGAGTGCATTGAGCGCCTGTGGACAGTCTCCATCATCGCCCAAAATGGCCGCAAGCGGCAGGGGTTCCGGCTGCTTGCCGAGTACGCCAGCGACGAGGCAGGCGGGCGTCTGTACGTGGCCCTGAACCCCTTAATTGCTCAGGCCGTCATGGGTGGTGGCCAGCATGTGCGCATCAGCATGGACGAGGTGCGAGCGCTGGACAGCGAAGCGGCCCGCCTGCTGCATCAGCGCCTGTGTGGCTGGATCGACCCCGGCAAGACCGGCAAGGCGGCCATAGATACCCTGTGCGGCTATGTCTGGCCGTCAGAGGCCAGTGGTTCGACCATGCGCAAGCGCCGCCAGCGGGTGCGCGAGGCGTTGCCGGAGCTGGTTGCGCTGGGCTGGACGGTAACCGAGTTCGCGGCGGGCAAGTACGACATCACCCGGCCCAAGGCGGCAGGCTGACCCCCTGTTTAACAGTCACGCCCCTCCCCCTCCGCACTGTCAGATTGCTACCAGCTCAAGACGCCGTACCGGGACGGCACCACGCACGTCATTTTCGAACCATTGGATTTCATTGCAAGGCTGGCCGCCCTGGTACCGAAGCCCAGAGTCAACCTAACCCGCTTCCACGGGGTGTTCGCACCCAACAGTCGGCACCGGGCGTTGGTCACGCCGGCAAAACGGGGCAGGGGCAACAAGGTCAGGGTGGCTGATGAACCGGCAACACCAGCACAACGGCGAGCGTCGATGACATGGGCGCAACGGCTCAAGCGTGTTTTCAATATCGACATCGAGACCTGCAGCGGCTGCGGCGGCGCCATGAAAGTCATCGCCTGCATTGAAGACCCTATAGTGATCAAGCAGATCCTTGATCACCTGAAGCACAAAGCCGAAACCAGCGGGACCAGGGCGTTACCCGAAAGCCGGGCGCCACCGGCTGAGCTGCTCCTGGGTCTGTTTGACTGACGAGCCTGAAGGCCAACGATACCAATCAAAATGCTGCGTTCACAGCGCCGCGGCAGGGATCCGCCGTGCTGGTTGTCGGAAAAGGAGCCGCTAGTGGGAAAGAGGAGGGTAAATTTTCAGCGTTGCTGGCTCCCCGTCAGCCGGATTGGGTTGCATCGCAGGGGTGTCGAAAGAGTCAACTGCGGTCCAAAGCTGTTGGACTTGGGTGAAAAGGGCGTTTATTCTTCCTATACGTGCCGCGTTCCAGGCGGCGACTATGAGGGCTATGTCGATGCCCATGTGCGCCGGCTGGAGGCGCTACGCCGGGCCGGTATCGTCGAGCGGATCGACGCCGACCAATGGCGCATCCCCGATGATCTGGTCAGCCGTGCCGCCGCCCATGACGCCGGCCGAGACAGTCAGGCCAGCGTTCGCGTCCTTTCCCCGGTCGATCTGAACAAACAGATCGGATCGGACGGCGCGACCTGGCTGGACCGGCGGCTGATCCACGGCGAGACGGCCGACCTTGCGCCAACCGGCTTCGGGCAACAAGTCCGCGAAGCCATGGACCAGCGCCGCGAGCACCATATCGAACAGGGCGACGCCACCCGCAGCCGGGACAGCCGCGTCTTCTACCGGCGCAACCTTCTCGCCATCCTGCGGGAGCGCGAGGTAGCCGGCGTCGGATCGGATATGGCTTTGAGTAAGGGCCTGCCGTTCCGCGCCGCCACGGACGGCGAGAGCGTCAGCGGCAAGTTTACCGGAACCGTGCATCTATCGAGCGGCAAGTTCGCCGTGGTCGAGAAATCCCATGAGTTCACCCTTGTCCCGTGGCGGCCGATCATCGACCGCCAACTCGGCCGCGAGGTTATGGGCATCGTGCAGGGCGGGTCGGTGTCGTGGCAGTTAGGGCGGCAGAGGGGGCTGGAACGCTGAGTGCGCCCATGCCGCATTGCGAAGCAAAAGATAATCGGATAAAATGTAGCAATTCATATTCGTAAGCGTGGAGTAATCAGATGGGAAATTCCAAGTCAGCAGACAAGTAAGCCGCAACAACCAGTATTGTTGTTGCGGCGCTCTGTAAGGCTAGTCTCATCTGATTGCTGACGAGCAGACGTCGCCCGGTATTCCTTAATCGAGGGTTGATTCGTCATGACCACCACACGCCCCGCGTGGGCCTATACGCTGCCGGCAGCACTGCTGCTGATGGCTCCTTTCGACATCCTCGCTTCACTGGCGATGGATATTTATCTCCCTGTCGTTCCAGCGATGCCCGGCATCCTGAACACGACGCCCGCTATGATCCAACTCACGTTGAGCCTCTATATGGTGATGCTCGGCGTGGGCCAGGTGATTTTTGGTCCGCTCTCAGACAGAATCGGGCGACGGCCAATTCTACTTGCGGGCGCAACGGCTTTCGTCATTGCGTCTCTGGGAGCAGCTTGGTCTTCAACTGCACCGGCCTTTGTCGCTTTCCGTCTACTTCAAGCAGTGGGCGCGTCGGCCATGCTGGTGGCGACGTTCGCGACGGTTCGCGACGTTTATGCCAACCGTCCTGAGGGTGTCGTCATCTACGGCCTTTTCAGTTCGATGCTGGCGTTCGTGCCTGCGCTCGGCCCTATCGCCGGAGTATTGATCGGCGAGTTCTTGGGATGGCAGGCGATATTCATTACTTTGGCTATACTGGCGATGCTCGCACTCCTAAATGCGGGTTTCAGGTGGCACGAAACCCGCCCTCTGGATCAAGTCAAGACGCGCCGATCTGTCTTGCCGATCTTCGCGAGTCCGGCTTTTTGGGTTTACACTGTCGGCTTTAGCGCCGGTATGGGCACCTACTTCGTCTTCTTCTCGACGGCTCCCCGTGTGCTCATAGGCCAAGCGGAATATTCCGAGATCGGATTCAGCTTTGCCTTCGCCACTGTCGCGCTTGTAATGATCGTGACAACCCGTTTCGCGAAGTCCTTTGTCGCCAGATGGGGCATCGCAGGATGCGTGGCGCGTGGGATGGCGTTGCTTGTTTGCGGAGCGGTCCTGTTGGGGATCGGCGAACTTTACGGCTCGCCGTCATTCCTCACCTTCATCCTACCGATGTGGGTTGTCGCGGTCGGTATTGTCTTCACGGTGTCCGTTACCGCGAACGGCGCTTTGGCAGAGTTCGACGACATCGCGGGATCAGCGGTCGCGTTCTACTTCTGCGTTCAAAGCCTGATAGTCAGCATTGTCGGGACATTGGCGGTGGCACTTTTAAACGGTGACACAGCGTGGCCCGTGATCTGTTACGCCACGGCGATGGCGGTACTGGTTTCGTTGGGGCTGGTGCTCCTTCGGCTCCGTGGGGCTGCCACCGAGAAGTCGCCAGTCGTCTAACCGACGACTGGTAGCAGGCCCGCTCCGATGCGGCGCACTAACCATCGAAACCTCGTGAATGTCGGTATCCTGTCTGGCAGGATACCGCTCATTTCCCTTGTTCAGTTCATCGCCGTCGCCGAGCATCTGAATTTTCGGCATGCGGCCAGCCACTCGGTCGATCGCTTGAAGAACTCCCGCTGCTGGTCGGCGCTTGCGGTCTGCCACCACTCCGGCGAGGCGCTCATCACGTATTCGACCGCCAGCACCGCATCCTTGCGCCGCTTCTCCGGCAACCGCTCCCTGAGCTTGCCCATCGCCTCATCGGTCGATCTGGCCGCCAGGTGATCGTTGTCCGGTGTGCGCTCCTGATCGGCGTTCGGCGTCTCGCGGTCGCGGTAGCAGTGCTGCAACGCAGCCGCCACCGTGCCCATGCTGTTGAGCTTCTTCGCCCTCATGATCGCAAACGCCATCCGTCCCCCGGCGCAACTGTCACGCCCCCGGCGTAACTGTCACGCCCCCCCGGCGTAACTGTCACGAACCCCCGGCGTAACTGTCACGCCCCTAAACCTGCAAACCCAGGAAGGGGGGGAGCTGGTGGGGTGTTGGAAAAATCCATCCATGATTATCCAAGAATAATCCACTAGGCGCGGTTAACAGCGCCCTAGTGGGGCGCTGTTTGCCCTTGCTTAAAATGCCGGCCAGAGGCCGGATAACTTCTCTATCCGCTGCGCTAGGCTACACACCGCCCCCACCCTTCGGGTAGGGAAAAGGCCGCTAAAGCGGCTAAAATCGCTCCAGCGTATTCCCGCGGGATTTGGTATGGGGTTTAGCGGGCTTTGCCCGCCTTTCCCCCTGCCGCGCAGCGGGTGGGGGCGGTGTGCAGCCCCGAAGGGGCCATTCAGGGGCCATTCTGACCGCTTTGCGCTTGGCTATCCTTGCGGCTCCGGCTGACCATGCTCCTGTGGCTGCTGTTTCTGCTTGGGTGGAAGTCCGAACAGTGCCCGATCATGGTCGCGCTCTAGGTAGCTGTCCAACCCATCGAGCAGGCGCTGTTCTGGCCACTCGCCGTTTTCAACTTTGCCGAGTATCCATGCACCTACCAGCACTTTGCGCCGGGTGTTTTCCTTGCGCTTTTGCTGCTGCTCCCGTGCTCTGATCCGTTGGATCTCGGCGTTGATTCGTGCCCGTTGTTCTTCCAGCTTGGCGAGCCGTTCCGCTGTTTTTGCCATTTTGATAATCCTCTTGGTTATGTGCTTGTCATTATGCTATCATCGGAGCACAGACACCGCAAACC
Proteins encoded in this region:
- the repC gene encoding replication protein C, IncQ-type, which gives rise to MVKPKNKYSLSHVRHDPAHCLAPGLFRALKRGERKRSKLDVTYDYGDGKRIEFKGPEPLGADDLRILQGLVAMAGPNGLVLSPEPKTEGGQQLRLFLEPKWEAVTADAMVVKGSYRALAREIGYAEDGGSQFKAIRECIERLWTVSIIAQNGRKRQGFRLLAEYASDEAGGRLYVALNPLIAQAVMGGGQHVRISMDEVRALDSEAARLLHQRLCGWIDPGKTGKAAIDTLCGYVWPSEASGSTMRKRRQRVREALPELVALGWTVTEFAAGKYDITRPKAAG
- a CDS encoding DUF3363 domain-containing protein gives rise to the protein MLRSQRRGRDPPCWLSEKEPLVGKRRVNFQRCWLPVSRIGLHRRGVERVNCGPKLLDLGEKGVYSSYTCRVPGGDYEGYVDAHVRRLEALRRAGIVERIDADQWRIPDDLVSRAAAHDAGRDSQASVRVLSPVDLNKQIGSDGATWLDRRLIHGETADLAPTGFGQQVREAMDQRREHHIEQGDATRSRDSRVFYRRNLLAILREREVAGVGSDMALSKGLPFRAATDGESVSGKFTGTVHLSSGKFAVVEKSHEFTLVPWRPIIDRQLGREVMGIVQGGSVSWQLGRQRGLER
- the floR gene encoding chloramphenicol/florfenicol efflux MFS transporter FloR yields the protein MTTTRPAWAYTLPAALLLMAPFDILASLAMDIYLPVVPAMPGILNTTPAMIQLTLSLYMVMLGVGQVIFGPLSDRIGRRPILLAGATAFVIASLGAAWSSTAPAFVAFRLLQAVGASAMLVATFATVRDVYANRPEGVVIYGLFSSMLAFVPALGPIAGVLIGEFLGWQAIFITLAILAMLALLNAGFRWHETRPLDQVKTRRSVLPIFASPAFWVYTVGFSAGMGTYFVFFSTAPRVLIGQAEYSEIGFSFAFATVALVMIVTTRFAKSFVARWGIAGCVARGMALLVCGAVLLGIGELYGSPSFLTFILPMWVVAVGIVFTVSVTANGALAEFDDIAGSAVAFYFCVQSLIVSIVGTLAVALLNGDTAWPVICYATAMAVLVSLGLVLLRLRGAATEKSPVV
- a CDS encoding plasmid recombination protein, with product MAFAIMRAKKLNSMGTVAAALQHCYRDRETPNADQERTPDNDHLAARSTDEAMGKLRERLPEKRRKDAVLAVEYVMSASPEWWQTASADQQREFFKRSTEWLAACRKFRCSATAMN